AGGCCTGGCGGACCGCGCTCGACCCCGGCGGTCAGTGGATGCCGGCGGTCCTGCGCGCCGCGGACCAGCGGTTGAACGAGGTGCGCCGCCACGTACCCGACGCCGGGGCCATGGTCATCGCCACCGACCAGAACAACGCCCGCGCCTACGCGCGCCTGATCCGGGAGATGACCGGCACCGCGCCGACCGTGGTCCTCTCGGACGACAAGGGTGCGAGCAAGCGGATCGCCGAGTTCTCCGACAGCGAGGACCGTTGGCTGGTCGCGGTCCGCATGGTGTCCGAGGGCGTCGACATCCCGCGCCTCGCCGTCGGCGTCTACGCGACCAACGCCTCCACGCCGCTGTTCTTCGCCCAGGCCGTCGGGCGCTTCGTGCGAGCCCGGCGCAAGGGCGAGATCGCGTCGGTGTTCCTCCCGACCGTCGCGCCGTTGCTCAAGCACGCCGCCGAACTGGAACTGACGCGGGATCACGTCCTCGGCAAGCCCGCGCCGGCGGACGAGGACCTGTTCGCTCCCGAGGAGGCGCTGCTCGAGGCCGCGCAGCGGGAGCAGGGCAATGGCGACCTGCTCGGGGAGTGGCAGGCGCTCGAGTCCGAGGCCAACTTCGACCGGGTCATGTTCGGGGGAGCGGAGTTCGGTCTCCCCGCGTCGCCCGGCAGCGTGGAGGAGCAGGAGTACCTCGGCCTGCCCGGCCTGCTCGACGCCGACCAGGTCGCGACGGTTCTGAAGAAGCGTCAGGCCGACCAGCTCAAGGCGGCCCAGCGCCGCGCCCGCCGGGAGGGGAGCACCATCGCGCCCCCGGCCGAGGCGCGACCTGTCGTCACCTCCGCGGAGCGCAGCGCCCTGCGTCGCGAACTCCACGCCCTCGTCGGCGCCTGGCACCACCGCAGCGGCGCCCCGCACGGCGCGATCCACGCCGAGCTCCGTCGCGTCTGTGGCGGCCCCGCCACCGCCCAGGCGAGCGTCGACGACCTCCGCCGCCGCATCGACACCCTCCGGAAGTGGCAGACCCAGGGCAAACCCTGAGCCTCAGTGCGACGCCGCCGCGCGGCCGGTCTGGCGGAGCAGGGGGAGGGTCCGGAACGAAATCTGGGTCGCGAGGGCGATCGTCGTCGAGCTGCGGTGAATCGAGCGGTCCGCGACGACGAGGTCGAGGACGCGCTGCAGGTCCGCGTTGGAGCGGGCGACGACCCGGCACATCAGGTCGCCGGCGCCGGAGATCGTGTGGGCCTCCAGGACCTCGGGGATCGTCGCGAGGTGCGCGGCCACCGCCTCGTGCCCGTGGCCCTGGACGATCTCCAGCGTCACGAAGGCGGTGACGGGGTAGCCGAGCGCGGCCGGATCGAGGTCGGGCCCGAAGCCGGTGACGACGCCCTCGCGCTGGAGGCGTTCGAGCCGGGCCTGGACGGTCCCGCGGGCGACGCCGAGTCGGCGGGATGCCTCGAGCACGCCGAGGCGCGGCTCGGCGGCAAACAGGTCGATCAGCCGGACGTCGAGATCGTCGACGCTCATCGGGGCTCGCAATCTGTGCAGTGTGTGCGACCGGTTCGCTCATTCACTGTACAGATTGATCAGTCTTTCGGCGATCGATTGCGCAACCTGGCGGGTTGGCTCATCCTGCGGGGACCGGTTGAACCGAGGAGGTCCCCGCCATGACCGAGACCGTCGCGATCCCCGCGCAGCAGCAGGCGCGCACGCCCGCGGGCACCTTCCCGCTCCTCGGCCTGGACCACATCCGCTTCGAGGTCGGCAACGCGCGGCAGGCGGCGCACTACTACTCGACGGCGTTCGGCATGACCTGCGTCGCCTACCGCGGACCGGAGCAGGGCTACCGCGACACCGCCGAGTACGTCCTGGTCGCCGGCGACGCGCGGTTCGTGATCGCGGGCGCGGTGCGGGCGGGCACCTCCGTCGCCGCGCACGTCGCTCGCCACGGGGACGGCGTCCGCGACGTCGCGCTCGAGGTCGCCGACGTGCCCGCGGCCTACGCGGCGGCCTGTGCCCGCGGCGCGCACGGCCTCACCGCCCCGACCACGATCAGCGACGAGCACGGCTCGGTCACCTACGCGGTGATCGCCGCCTACGGCGACACCCGGCACACCCTGATCGACCGCTCCGACTACCGCGGCCCGTTCCTGCCCGGCTTCGTTGCGCGCGACCCGATCGTCGCCCCCGCGCACTCCGCGGCCGCCGGCATCGTCGGCGTCGACCACGTCGTCGGGAACGTCGAGCTCGGTCGGATGGACGAGTGGGTCGGCTTCTACCACCGCGTCATGGGCTTCACGAACATGGCGGAGTTCGTCGGCGAGGACATCGCCACCGAGTACTC
This window of the Sporichthya brevicatena genome carries:
- a CDS encoding Lrp/AsnC family transcriptional regulator, with protein sequence MSVDDLDVRLIDLFAAEPRLGVLEASRRLGVARGTVQARLERLQREGVVTGFGPDLDPAALGYPVTAFVTLEIVQGHGHEAVAAHLATIPEVLEAHTISGAGDLMCRVVARSNADLQRVLDLVVADRSIHRSSTTIALATQISFRTLPLLRQTGRAAASH
- a CDS encoding DEAD/DEAH box helicase; protein product: MSRAEHLPPAFPDRAPWGTAGKLRAWQEAALESYHSHPRKDFLTVATPGAGKTTFALRVAADLLERKIVRAVTVVAPTEHLKTQWAEAAQRAGIRIDAGFRNADGKTARGFSGVAVTYAGVAAHPILHRNRTEARPTLVILDEVHHAGDAKSWGEAILEAFEPATRRLALTGTPFRSDTNPIPFVTYAPGPDGIDRSVPDFVYGYGEALADAVVRPVVFLAYAGQMRWRTRAGDELAATLGEPLTNDLTNQAWRTALDPGGQWMPAVLRAADQRLNEVRRHVPDAGAMVIATDQNNARAYARLIREMTGTAPTVVLSDDKGASKRIAEFSDSEDRWLVAVRMVSEGVDIPRLAVGVYATNASTPLFFAQAVGRFVRARRKGEIASVFLPTVAPLLKHAAELELTRDHVLGKPAPADEDLFAPEEALLEAAQREQGNGDLLGEWQALESEANFDRVMFGGAEFGLPASPGSVEEQEYLGLPGLLDADQVATVLKKRQADQLKAAQRRARREGSTIAPPAEARPVVTSAERSALRRELHALVGAWHHRSGAPHGAIHAELRRVCGGPATAQASVDDLRRRIDTLRKWQTQGKP
- the hppD gene encoding 4-hydroxyphenylpyruvate dioxygenase, which translates into the protein MTETVAIPAQQQARTPAGTFPLLGLDHIRFEVGNARQAAHYYSTAFGMTCVAYRGPEQGYRDTAEYVLVAGDARFVIAGAVRAGTSVAAHVARHGDGVRDVALEVADVPAAYAAACARGAHGLTAPTTISDEHGSVTYAVIAAYGDTRHTLIDRSDYRGPFLPGFVARDPIVAPAHSAAAGIVGVDHVVGNVELGRMDEWVGFYHRVMGFTNMAEFVGEDIATEYSALMSKVVADGTRKVKFPLNEPAAGKKRSQIDEYLEFYGGPGVQHIALTVDDILGAVDAMRAAGVEFLATPASYYDDPELRARIGEVRVDVEELKTRGILVDRDEDGYLLQIFTRPVQDRPTVFFELIERHGATGFGKGNFKALFEAIEREQDLRGNL